A genomic window from Octopus sinensis unplaced genomic scaffold, ASM634580v1 Contig13674, whole genome shotgun sequence includes:
- the LOC115229811 gene encoding hydroxyproline dehydrogenase-like — protein MATNGYLPSLMFTILKTFPKYLFRSSHGGSLILWKENSNIVKYRKTLPKLKICRPDFKNIEKSLNIKTNAELLRAIVVLYICSFRLISVHSIFLMKATKFLLRERLFKYLMKSTIYGQFAGGETEDELEKVSLNLNKRGINILLMLACEDDLARISGRGKYHNKLLINLSGSLNCVKIARKLCGHVIPMIHFKMTAFAPQSLLVELGLRTQKVEDFRFYVFELLKLLNEDNVKLEQTIFNSLTPSEQLFLSNAVGCLRKFGESAINEGVRLLVDAEYTMLNRGIQLFTIALMFKHNKAKPMVWNTHQCYLKTAFDTLLEELDTVQGNNRCWGAKIVRGAYMESETKSAISNKVPNPINESFEKTSEMYDRVVYHILNKISKKENKYSLIAATQNEQSILKVVDLMEKLDINPTSKYVSFGQLYGVSDNVTYALGMSGYNVYKSVPYGLLMDVLPYLSRRAAENSSVLNNTSVERGLMAKELKRRFLNPQNHQQ, from the exons ATGGCTACAAATGGATATTTACCGTCATTGATGTTTACA ATTCTGAAGACATTCCCCAAATATTTGTTCCGTTCATCGCACGGGGGATCTTTAATTTTATGGAAGGAGAATAGTAACATAGTCAAATATAGAAAAACCCTACCAAAACTCAAAATTTGTAGACCTGATTTCAAAAATATCGAAAAATCTCTGAATATTAAAACCAACGCAGAACTACTCAGAGCAATAGTTGTGTTGTACATATGTTCATTCCGGCTGATTTCAGTTCATTCCATTTTTTTAATGAAGGCCACTAAATTTTTACTAAGAGAacgattatttaaatatttgatgaaatcCACAATTTACGGGCAATTCGCCGGCGGAGAAACGGAAGATGAGCTTGAGAAGGTCTCATTAAACTTGAATAAACGAGGAATAAACATTTTGTTAATGTTGGCTTGTGAAGACGATTTGGCTAGAATTTCTGGACGTGGAAAATATCACAATAAACTCTTAATTAACCTTTCAGGGTCACTAAATTGTGTCAAAATTGCTCGTAAATTGTGTGGCCATGTCATTCCTATGATTCATTTCAAAATGACCGCATTTGCTCCTCAATCTTTGTTGGTAGAACTTGGTTTAAGGACTCAAAAAGTGGAGGATTTTCGTTTTTATGTCTTTGAACTGCTTAAATTGCTCAATGAAGATAACGTCAAATTAGAACAGACTATTTTCAATTCATTAACACCCAGCGAACAGTTGTTTTTGTCGAATGCGGTCGGATGTCTCCGAAAGTTTGGAGAAAGTGCAATCAACGAGGGGGTAAGACTCCTCGTTGATGCGGAATACACAATGCTCAACAGAGGAATTCAGTTGTTTACAATAGCTTTGATGTTCAAGCACAACAAAGCTAAACCGATGGTTTGGAATACTCATCAGTGTTATCTAAAAACTGCATTTGACACGTTATTGGAGGAATTGGATACAGTTCAAGGCAACAATCGTTGTTGGGGAGCTAAAATTGTTCGGGGTGCCTATATGGAGTCTGAGACAAAATCTGCCATTTCAAATAAAGTTCCAAATCCTATCAATGAATCGTTCGAAAAGACGTCGGAAATGTACGATCGAGTGGTCTACCACATCCTCAATAAAAtttccaaaaaagaaaacaagtacagTCTGATTGCAGCCACACAGAATGAGCAGTCGATTCTTAAAGTGGTCGATTTAATGGAAAAATTAGATATCAACCCCACATCCAAATATGTCTCGTTTGGCCAACTTTATGGTGTATCTGACAACGTGACATACGCTCTGGGAATGTCAGGGTACAATGTCTACAAAAGTGTCCCCTATGGACTTCTCATGGATGTATTGCCTTACCTGTCGAGAAGAGCTGCTGAAAATTCTTCCGTTCTCAACAACACGTCTGTAGAACGTGGTTTGATGGCTAAAGAATTGAAAAGAAGATTTTTAAACCCCCAAaaccatcaacaataa
- the LOC115229812 gene encoding uncharacterized protein LOC115229812: protein MAMDPLSRMLNSMFPKLEISREDPNMLTYSTNHFFFIDDLKIVALKEDVLVKMMEAVNGFFESVGLEMNSEKSASNVESLSCCETVDGINGYRYLGVLEDGGSNVLKNKVMDSILENVKKRITMLSKTNLNAVNLFRGINEYALSLYIIILG, encoded by the coding sequence ATGGCGATGGATCCCCTAAGCAGGATGCTTAACTCCATGTTTCCCAAACTCGAAATTAGTCGGGAAGATCCCAATATGTTGACATACTCCaccaatcatttcttctttattgaCGATCTGAAAATAGTTGCCCTCAAAGAAGATGTGTTAGTCAAAATGATGGAGGCTGTTAATGGATTTTTTGAAAGTGTCGGCCTAGAGATGAATTCCGAAAAATCAGCATCTAATGTGGAATCTTTATCATGCTGTGAGACTGTCGATGGAATCAACGGATATCGCTACTTGGGTGTACTTGAAGATGGCGGAAGTAATGTTCTCAAGAATAAAGTTATGGACTCCATATTGGAGAATGTCAAGAAGAGGATAACTATGTTGTCAAAAACAAACCTGAATGCTGTAAATTTGTTTCGTGGAATCAATGAATATGCATTAtccctatatattattatattgggcTAA